One genomic window of Manihot esculenta cultivar AM560-2 chromosome 16, M.esculenta_v8, whole genome shotgun sequence includes the following:
- the LOC110604127 gene encoding dof zinc finger protein DOF1.5 isoform X2 — protein sequence MATQEVGIKLFGTTITLHARQIKEDQNNQENPSPEKRPEKIISCPRCKSMETKFCYFNNYNVNQPRHFCKGCQRYWTAGGALRNVPVGAGRRKNKPPCRGGLGGFPEGCLYDGSGDVHQIELDSGLLLKEWLLVADDGSRHVYPMKRRRRSSGCQTS from the coding sequence ATGGCCACCCAAGAAGTGGGTATCAAGCTCTTTGGCACTACTATTACGTTACATGCTAGACAAATCAAAGAAGATCAAAATAATCAAGAAAATCCATCGCCTGAAAAGAGGCCGGAGAAGATCATCTCATGCCCTAGATGTAAGAGCATGGAGACTAAATTTTGTTACTTCAACAACTATAACGTTAACCAGCCTAGGCATTTCTGCAAGGGCTGCCAGAGATACTGGACAGCAGGTGGGGCTCTTCGTAATGTTCCCGTTGGTGCTGGTCGCCGGAAAAATAAGCCGCCTTGCCGTGGTGGACTTGGTGGGTTTCCTGAAGGATGCTTGTATGATGGTTCAGGTGATGTGCATCAGATTGAGCTGGATAGTGGGCTGCTGCTTAAGGAGTGGCTCTTGGTCGCCGACGACGGTTCCCGGCATGTTTACCCCATGAAGCGTCGGAGGAGAAGTTCAGGTTGTCAAACTTCTTGA
- the LOC110604127 gene encoding dof zinc finger protein DOF1.5 isoform X1, with translation MATQEVGIKLFGTTITLHARQIKEDQNNQENPSPEKRPEKIISCPRCKSMETKFCYFNNYNVNQPRHFCKGCQRYWTAGGALRNVPVGAGRRKNKPPCRGGLGGFPEGCLYDGSGDVHQIELDSGLLLKEWLLVADDGSRHVYPMKRRRRSSDQHEAQ, from the exons ATGGCCACCCAAGAAGTGGGTATCAAGCTCTTTGGCACTACTATTACGTTACATGCTAGACAAATCAAAGAAGATCAAAATAATCAAGAAAATCCATCGCCTGAAAAGAGGCCGGAGAAGATCATCTCATGCCCTAGATGTAAGAGCATGGAGACTAAATTTTGTTACTTCAACAACTATAACGTTAACCAGCCTAGGCATTTCTGCAAGGGCTGCCAGAGATACTGGACAGCAGGTGGGGCTCTTCGTAATGTTCCCGTTGGTGCTGGTCGCCGGAAAAATAAGCCGCCTTGCCGTGGTGGACTTGGTGGGTTTCCTGAAGGATGCTTGTATGATGGTTCAGGTGATGTGCATCAGATTGAGCTGGATAGTGGGCTGCTGCTTAAGGAGTGGCTCTTGGTCGCCGACGACGGTTCCCGGCATGTTTACCCCATGAAGCGTCGGAGGAGAAGTTCAG ATCAACATGAAGCTCAATGA